In Chryseobacterium oryzae, the genomic stretch TTCTGCATCAGACGATCCATATACTTCTTATTATTTTACAAGAAAAGCTGGTATTTTGGCTTTAGGAATGAAGAAAAATACCGAAGCTAAAAAATACTTTACTACAATCGACGAAAAATATCAGGATTACGACAACGGAATGTCGGATTCTTACATTGAAATGTCTAAATATCTAAACTAAAATGGCAACAGTTAATCTTTCAGATTACAAGCCACTTGATATAACCAATGCCGAAGATTTTTCTATCGGCATTGTTTTTTCTGAGTGGAATGATTTTGTAACACATAATCTTCGTGATGCAGCTTTGGAAATTCTAGAAAAAGAGGGTGTAAAAGCAGAAAATGTAAAGGTTTTTTCTGTTCCCGGTGCTTTCGAATTAAGTTATGCAAGTATGCAACTGTGTAAGGAACGTAAATTTGATGCGGTAATTGCAATTGGTTGCGTTATAAGAGGAGAAACGCCTCATTTTGATTTCGTATGCGATGCTGTAGCGCAGGGAATAAAAGATTGTAATATCCTTACAGATACCCCGACTATTTTTTGTGTTTTAACGGACGATAAAAAAGAACAGTCGATTGCTAGAAGTGGAGGCGATTTAGGCAATAAAGGGGTAGAAGCAGCTGTTACTGCTCTAAGCATGATTAATTTTAGAAGAAATCTATCCGATAAAAAAGGGAATATAGGATTTGGGCATTCTCAAAACCAATAATTTCTGATTGAAGAAAATTTTTAACTTTACTTTAAAAATTACAAATTATGAAATGGACAGACGATAGAAGCGATAATGTAGACGACAGAAGAGGTTCCGGCGGAGGCGGAGCAATCGTTGGAGGTGGTTTAGGAACCATTATTATTGCTGCAATTGTGTTTTTCTTAGGTGGCGATCCTTCTGCAATACTTTCTTCGGGAGTTAGCTCACCACAAAGAACAGAACAGCGACAGCTTACACAAGAAGAGCTCAACACAAAAGAATTTATACGAATGCTTACCAAAGAGAATGAAGAAACCTGGACTCAGGTTTTTGGTCAAAACGGTATGCAATATCGTCCGGCTAGAGTGGTTTTATTTGAAAGAAATACAGATTCGGGATGTGGTACTGCACAATCTGCTATGGGACCTTTTTATTGTCCGGCAGATCAAACAGTGTATATGGATATGAGTTTCTTTAGTGAGTTGCAGCAAAGATTTGGTGCAAAAGTTACCGAGTTTACTGTTGCGTATGTTCTAGCTCACGAGATGGGGCATCATGTACAGAATTTGTTGGGAACACTAGACAAAACGAACGAAGCCCGAAGAAGCGGAAGATATTCTGAAGAACAACTGAATAGAATTTCTGTTGCCACAGAGCTTCAGGCAGATTTTTATGCAGGAGTTTGGGCGAGAATAACAGGCGATCGTGAAAAATCTTTTATTGAACCTGGAGATCTGGAATCTGCCGTAAATGCGGCTGAAGCCGTTGGAGATGATAATATCCAAAAAAGATCTCAAGGATACGTCAATCAGGAGAGTTTTACGCATGGTTCTTCCGAGCAAAGGAAAGAATGGTTTATGAAAGGATACAATACTGGAGATATTCGACAAGGGGATACCTTTAGCCAGTTAACGAGATAAATTTACAACCTGAAGTTTTCTTCAGGTTTTTTTATGAACCTAATAGATATTTTGAACCAAATTTTCAGGAAAAAAGCCGTAAATTTGAAGAGTTCTAAATAAGGAGCTTTATTATTAAAATTTTATTAAATGTTTGACATTCACGAAATTAGAAGTCAGTTTTCTATATTAAATCAGGAAGTAAATGGTAAACCTTTGGTTTACTTGGATAATGCCGCAACATCGCAAAAACCGAATTCAGTTTTAGAAGCTTATAACCGCTATTATACTGAGATTAACGCTAATGTTCATCGTGGAATTCATACTTTGAGCCAATTGGCAACAGAAGAAATGGAACTTTCCAGAAGAAAAATTCAGAAATTCATCAATGCAGAGCATGATTTTGAAGTTATTTTCACGAAAGGGACGACTGAAGGTATAAATTTAATTTCCTATATTTTAACTTCAGAATTAAAAAAAGACGATGAAATAATCATCTCATATCTTGAGCATCACTCCAACATTGTTCCTTGGCAAATGCTTTGCGAAAGAACCGGTGCAAAACTGAGAGTAATACCAATGGATGAAAATGGTGTTTTGCAACTGGAATATTTAGATGAATTTCTTAGTGAAAAAACAAAAGTTGTTTCTTTAAACCAAGTATCTAATGCTTTAGGAGTGGTTAATCCGATCTCGGAAATTACTGCTAAGACAAGGGCAGCTTCAGATGCTTATATCATTATAGACGGTGCACAGTCGGCTCCACATTTTAAGATAGATGTACAGACTTTAGATTGTGATTTTTTTGTTTTTTCCGGGCATAAGATGTACGCTCCTATGGGAACCGGAGTTTTATATGGGAAAAGAGAAATTCTTGAAAAGTTACCACCATTTCAGGGAGGTGGGGAAATGATTGCCACTTGTTCTTTTGACAGAACTACTTATGCAGGTTTGCCTTTCAAATATGAAGCTGGAACACCCAATGTAGGAGGAAACATCGCTTTAGGTGCCGCTGTTGATTTTATCGAAAGAGTAGGACATGAAAATATTCAAAACCATGAAAATGCTTTGTTGGAATATGCCCAAAGACAGCTTCTGGAAATTGAAGGATTAAAAATTTATGGTGAGAAAGCCAATAGAACTGGTGTAGTTTCTTTTAATCTTGAAGGAATAGGTATTTCATCCGATGTAGGGATGATCCTCGATAAAATGGGTGTTGCGGTAAGAACCGGACATCATTGTACGCAGCCAATTATGGATTTCTTTGATATTGCCGGTACTGTAAGAGCCAGTTTTGCGGTGTATAATACCTTTAATGAGATAGATATATTGGTAGAAGGAGTCAAAAAGGCAAAAAGAATGCTTGCTTAAATGGTTTTAGTTAGCCAAACAGAAGTTTTTTGATAACAATTTTAATGTAATAACATTTGTTACATTATAGATTTTAACAATAATTCAAATTTAGTTTTTATGCAGTTTTTGAAGTGTATTTAAATTAATTTTGTCAGCGAAAATTTATTCAATTATGGAATTGTTAGAAAAACTAAACTGGAGATTTGCTACAAAAGCAATGAATGGTAAAAAAATACCACAGGAAAAGATAGACATCATATTAGAAGCGGCAAGGCTTGCTCCTACTTCCAGTGGGCTTCAGCCTTACGAAATTTTGGTCATCACCAATCAGGAGGTTAAGGAGAAAATAAAACCTCACGCTTGGAATCAGTCTCAGATTACAGATTGCTCGCATCTTTTGGTTTTCGCAGCATGGGATAATTATACCGAAGAGAGAATCAATAATATGTTCGATTTAACAAACGAAATTAGAGGATTCAAAAATGAAGGTTGGGAAAACTACAGACAGCAGCTTTTACAGGTGTATCCTCCGAGACCGGCTGAAGAGAATTTTACTCACGCAGCAAAACAGGCATATATTGGTTTTGGAGCCGCTATTATCGCAGCAGCTTTTGAAGAAGTAGATTCAACACCCATGGAAGGGTTTTCTCCTGATGCAGTAGATGAAGTTCTGAATTTAAGAGAGAAAGGACTAAGAAGTGTTCTGCTTTTACCGTTAGGCTACAGAGATTCTGAAAACGACTGGTTGGTAAATCTTACCAAAGTAAGAAAAACAAAAGAAGATTTCATTACTGAAATTAAATAACGAGTGTTTGGGATAAGCAATATTTTAATCTTTAGTTTAACTTTGCATTTTATTATAAATCCTTATTTCAACTCAGATTAAATAACAATTATTTTATAAAAACCGGCTTTCAAAATTTTGAAAGCCGGTTTTATTTAGTTTAGAATTTCACAGATTAATTATAAGCAAGAATTGCTTTAAATTGTTAATCTGTTTAATAATTTGGTTTCCAATCTACTACAGCTCGTATAAATGCTTCTGCATTTTCTACAGGGATGTTAGGTAAAATTCCGTGTCCCAAATTAGCAATGTATTTATCTTTACCAAAACGGTTTATCATTTCAGTTACCATTTTTTTAATGGTTTCCGGAGTAGAATGTAATCGAGAAGGATCGAAATTTCCCTGCAATGTTACAGAATTGTTGGTGAATTTTCTTGCAAGTTCCGGAGTTATGGTCCAATCTACTCCAAGAGCAGATGCTTTAGATTTTGCCATATCTTCTAATGCAAACCAACATCCTTTTCCGAAAACTACAACATGAGTTAATGGGCTTAATGCATCTACAATCTTATTGATGTATTGTAGCGAAAATTCTTGATAATCTGCTGGAGAAAGCATTCCTCCCCAAGAATCAAAAACCTGAACTGCAGATACTCCTTTTTCTACCTTTCTTTTTAAATAAGCAATTGTGGTGTCTGTAATCTTCTGTAAAAGTTGGTGTGCCGCTTCTGGCTGTAAGAAACAGAAAGATTTAGCAATGTTGAAATCTTTGGATCCTCTTCCTTCAATACAGTAACAGAAAATAGTCCATGGGGAGCCGGCAAATCCGATAAGAGGAATCTCGTTGTCCAGTTTCTGTAAAGTAAGTTCAATGGCATCAAAAACGTATCCTAAAGTATCATCTACATCGGGAACAACCACATTATCTACCTGTTCGGCTGTTCTAATAGGTTCTTCAAGCCAAGGTCCTACAGATTCTTTCATTTTAAAATCTATTCCCATAGCTTGCGGAACTACCAAAATATCCGAAAATAAAATTGCAGCATCCAAAGGAAATCTGCGGATCGGTTGAACTGTGATTTCAGATGCTAATTCAGGAGTTTGGCATCTCGTAAAAAAATCATATTTATCACGAAGTGCAATAAATTCCGGTAAATATCTTCCTGCCTGTCTCATCATCCAAACAGGAGGTCTTTCTACAGTTTCTCCACGAAGTGCTTTTAAATATAGGTCGTTTTTAATCATAATCTTGATAGATATTATAGGTTTCAGGATTAGATTTTGCTAATCTTAACCTTGTTTTTGATAAGCGAAATTAAATTCAGCAAAGTATTCTCTTTACTGGTGAAAATTTCAGCTTTTGTAAGTTTTTTCAGTTCTTTGGAAGTGGTTTCACCTATCGAAAAAAGAAGAGTGTTTTCCAGAGAATTATTTTTCGCAAAACTACGAACTCCACTTGGGCTAAAAAAAACTATTGCATGATATTTTTCATGTACCTTAGGATTTAGTTCTTTCGTCTCATAGACCGTAACTTTTTTATACTGAATATTCTGTAGCGGAAGCTCCCGATCCAGAATATCTAATGCAAGATTTCCACAAAAATGAAGAAATCTTTCCTGAGCACAGTTTTCTATAATGAAACGGGAAAGAGTTTCTGCGTTTTTTAAGACTTTAAAGGTTCCAAACCTGTTTTTTCTAAGTTCTTTTTTGGTCTTCTCACCTACACAGTAGATTTTATTATAATTTTTTTCGGTAAAATCTTCATGAGGCTGAAAACCGTTTTCAAAAAATGCTTTTACACCGTTACTACTTGTAAATATGATAGATTTATCTTTTAAATCGAAATTTTTTACAGGAAGAGATGTTGTTTTTATGACCTCTATGCAGTCAGCCGAAATATCGTCTCCTAATTTCTCAGAAAGATAATTTTTATTGATATTTTTAGTGAATAAAATGTTCATTTCTCAATTGCCTTTTTTAAGTGGCAATATTTAATGTAAAGGTCGCAAAGTTTTTTTAAATGCTAACTATTAATGGGCTTGAAAAGCTTTGTTCTATTGGAGAAGAAATGGAAAAATTAGTTTATGAATTTATTTTAAGGCTTTTCCTTTAATTTTAAATCGGCTACTTGATATCTCACTTTGCTCATAAAATCTTTTCCGGGATCTTCTTTTTCTGTGAAATATTTAGAATCAGTTTCTTTCCATAATTTAGAATTTCTGAAAGCTCCATATTCAGAATGCCCGATCAGATATTCAATTTTATATTTTTGAGTTAAAAGTCTGATGAGCTGAGCATTGGCAACGACCTGTTTCTCTGTAAGCGGTTGGGTTTTACTGCCAATATTTTCAATTCCTATGGCGCAATAATTAAGACCGATGGTGTGTCTAGCAAATTGATAGGGTTCCATTAACTGATAAACAGTTCCGTCTCGGTCGATAATAAATTGTGAAGAAACGTTTAATTTACTTTGTTTTTTTAAGGTATTTCTTGCACTCTCAAGATAGGTTTTGTTGAAGTATTTAAAATTACTTTCAACATTTCCTGCGGCAGTATAATGAAGGACAATTATTTTCGGAGTAATGGTTGCCGTTTTCTGTATAAGACCATGATGGTCTTTGAGATATTCTAAACTAAGCTGAATTCTTTCCGGAGAATAATTAATGGGTTTTTTGATGATTTTTAAATCTGAATTTTGTGCAAAACTGAAATTCAGAATCATTAAAAAAATAATGGAAGTTATCTTCTTCATCATAAAATTATTTTGAATATTGATAATGCCCTGTAATGGTAAATTTAAAAAGACAGTCTTCCAAA encodes the following:
- the ypfJ gene encoding KPN_02809 family neutral zinc metallopeptidase codes for the protein MKWTDDRSDNVDDRRGSGGGGAIVGGGLGTIIIAAIVFFLGGDPSAILSSGVSSPQRTEQRQLTQEELNTKEFIRMLTKENEETWTQVFGQNGMQYRPARVVLFERNTDSGCGTAQSAMGPFYCPADQTVYMDMSFFSELQQRFGAKVTEFTVAYVLAHEMGHHVQNLLGTLDKTNEARRSGRYSEEQLNRISVATELQADFYAGVWARITGDREKSFIEPGDLESAVNAAEAVGDDNIQKRSQGYVNQESFTHGSSEQRKEWFMKGYNTGDIRQGDTFSQLTR
- the hemE gene encoding uroporphyrinogen decarboxylase; amino-acid sequence: MIKNDLYLKALRGETVERPPVWMMRQAGRYLPEFIALRDKYDFFTRCQTPELASEITVQPIRRFPLDAAILFSDILVVPQAMGIDFKMKESVGPWLEEPIRTAEQVDNVVVPDVDDTLGYVFDAIELTLQKLDNEIPLIGFAGSPWTIFCYCIEGRGSKDFNIAKSFCFLQPEAAHQLLQKITDTTIAYLKRKVEKGVSAVQVFDSWGGMLSPADYQEFSLQYINKIVDALSPLTHVVVFGKGCWFALEDMAKSKASALGVDWTITPELARKFTNNSVTLQGNFDPSRLHSTPETIKKMVTEMINRFGKDKYIANLGHGILPNIPVENAEAFIRAVVDWKPNY
- a CDS encoding N-acetylmuramoyl-L-alanine amidase; this translates as MMKKITSIIFLMILNFSFAQNSDLKIIKKPINYSPERIQLSLEYLKDHHGLIQKTATITPKIIVLHYTAAGNVESNFKYFNKTYLESARNTLKKQSKLNVSSQFIIDRDGTVYQLMEPYQFARHTIGLNYCAIGIENIGSKTQPLTEKQVVANAQLIRLLTQKYKIEYLIGHSEYGAFRNSKLWKETDSKYFTEKEDPGKDFMSKVRYQVADLKLKEKP
- a CDS encoding NAD(P)H-dependent oxidoreductase, which produces MELLEKLNWRFATKAMNGKKIPQEKIDIILEAARLAPTSSGLQPYEILVITNQEVKEKIKPHAWNQSQITDCSHLLVFAAWDNYTEERINNMFDLTNEIRGFKNEGWENYRQQLLQVYPPRPAEENFTHAAKQAYIGFGAAIIAAAFEEVDSTPMEGFSPDAVDEVLNLREKGLRSVLLLPLGYRDSENDWLVNLTKVRKTKEDFITEIK
- the ribH gene encoding 6,7-dimethyl-8-ribityllumazine synthase; the protein is MATVNLSDYKPLDITNAEDFSIGIVFSEWNDFVTHNLRDAALEILEKEGVKAENVKVFSVPGAFELSYASMQLCKERKFDAVIAIGCVIRGETPHFDFVCDAVAQGIKDCNILTDTPTIFCVLTDDKKEQSIARSGGDLGNKGVEAAVTALSMINFRRNLSDKKGNIGFGHSQNQ
- a CDS encoding aminotransferase class V-fold PLP-dependent enzyme; this encodes MFDIHEIRSQFSILNQEVNGKPLVYLDNAATSQKPNSVLEAYNRYYTEINANVHRGIHTLSQLATEEMELSRRKIQKFINAEHDFEVIFTKGTTEGINLISYILTSELKKDDEIIISYLEHHSNIVPWQMLCERTGAKLRVIPMDENGVLQLEYLDEFLSEKTKVVSLNQVSNALGVVNPISEITAKTRAASDAYIIIDGAQSAPHFKIDVQTLDCDFFVFSGHKMYAPMGTGVLYGKREILEKLPPFQGGGEMIATCSFDRTTYAGLPFKYEAGTPNVGGNIALGAAVDFIERVGHENIQNHENALLEYAQRQLLEIEGLKIYGEKANRTGVVSFNLEGIGISSDVGMILDKMGVAVRTGHHCTQPIMDFFDIAGTVRASFAVYNTFNEIDILVEGVKKAKRMLA
- a CDS encoding uroporphyrinogen-III synthase yields the protein MNILFTKNINKNYLSEKLGDDISADCIEVIKTTSLPVKNFDLKDKSIIFTSSNGVKAFFENGFQPHEDFTEKNYNKIYCVGEKTKKELRKNRFGTFKVLKNAETLSRFIIENCAQERFLHFCGNLALDILDRELPLQNIQYKKVTVYETKELNPKVHEKYHAIVFFSPSGVRSFAKNNSLENTLLFSIGETTSKELKKLTKAEIFTSKENTLLNLISLIKNKVKISKI